A window of the Cicer arietinum cultivar CDC Frontier isolate Library 1 chromosome 6, Cicar.CDCFrontier_v2.0, whole genome shotgun sequence genome harbors these coding sequences:
- the LOC101499602 gene encoding uncharacterized protein isoform X1, with translation MDNQDQRRTHIPGNENHGVHVCNKCGWLYPNPHPSAKNRRAHKKICGTIQGYKLDLSQEQTLFNASDDDHKTPPSLVVSGSNNEKGNDGMNELLGSTKFSRAMTMRSEDDVFSDAAAEFSDTGVKDRLQQQDSLDSGTDVERINKKEQTHSDYSEYKDCSAADMSPLIVNSSNDCQIENPEILQNENVEAGNIVGLQGQLSGSSSVDPLTSSVADLNTEELCIVYGDGFSGLSSDEVKSERDMVEIVESTDDIVGETCEGASEIVVSNSVFLDHEVGNLEEKKGSEFLILLSQNELPLEVNSSIITNEAQEESACAVQFTTCRDVEVLQEKEDMNINIDPLHVHDDTLDVAYPQSESLKCEEDITKEDNFHFNTSQLSDRSGVLSSDMHVIGSNTETEDILAEDFADASVVELATETYQRSHEIGASMKTEMNENYFSDERGSDDINENSQPEGSLIVTSNESRKEVSVGSARTININNTSDHVKTTTEINDVSVDGRDVGANVENGTEIILKDFQPCDLLQSEVEQSNDLRKNNSDDASEMGKIERGITDAQCKEMPKSANSDFESPVISDVVIDGPARKSNGTNIDPVSAIIEDEINSNIKLYEECKTFAGTAADSHETREVQLLVKATEDLPGKHTSHSSTNTETSALHDSAFEDNSGREPDGKVSSITDVPLPFEDQSINNLVKPSSLRNDASVESGSQRDSLDGNWGSGSVFSTLSDAPAVIDAKTLPSTGLLASTEAGNSNSNLPQAAPADRQLSGKSETFELPSFTTLVESIRVATSPKGAAASEVHSSQQSNSTSQAGWFPTLNQVINVPEGKKKNEEITAKVRNWSSSKEHTPLKSLLGEAINSNNAKSLKMEENNGSGLTTVNSILGPESPSSQVLKGEAANEWNSPARYPANIKREKRKLKSRPFWIQLVCCTTVDPQRR, from the exons ATGGATAACCAAGATCAAAGAAGAACTCACATTCCAG GAAACGAGAATCATGGAGTTCATGTTTGTAACAAATGTGGATGGCTCTATCCAAATCCACATCCTAGTGCTAAAAACAGGCGTGCACACAAGAAGATCTGTGGAACCATTCAAGGTTACAAACTTGATCTCTCTCAGGAACAAACCCTTTTCAACGCTTCAGATGATGATCACAAAACACCACCAA GTTTGGTTGTGTCAGGTTCAAACAACGAGAAGGGTAATGATGGAATGAATGAATTGTTAGGTTCAACCAAGTTCTCTAGGGCCATGACAATGAGATCAGAAGATGATGTGTTTTCAGATGCAGCTGCTGAATTTTCGGATACAGGAGTTAAGGATCGTTTGCAACAACAAGATAGTCTGGACTCAGGTACTGATGTAGAAAGAATCAACAAAAAAGAACAAACACATTCAGATTATTCCGAGTACAAAGATTGTAGTG CTGCAGATATGAGTCCATTAATTGTCAACTCGAGCAATGACTGCCAAATTGAAAATCCTGAAATTCTGCAAAATGAAAATGTTGAAGCGGGAAATATAGTTGGGTTGCAAGGTCAATTGTCAGGCTCCTCCTCTGTGGATCCATTAACAAGTTCAGTTGCAGATTTGAATACCGAAGAACTGTGTATTGTGTACGGTGATGGCTTTTCTGGTTTGTCAAGTGATGAGGTAAAATCAGAAAGAGACATGGTTGAAATTGTGGAGTCGACTGATGACATTGTAGGCGAAACATGTGAAGGAGCTTCTGAAATAGTAGTTAGTAATTCAGTTTTCTTGGATCATGAAGTTGGTAATCTGGAGGAAAAGAAGGGATCCGAGTTCCTTATTTTGCTGTCTCAAAATGAACTTCCTCTAGAAGTAAACTCATCTATAATCACAAACGAGGCTCAGGAAGAATCTGCATGTGCGGTGCAGTTCACGACTTGTAGAGATGTTGAGGTTTTGCAGGAAAAGGAAGACATGAATATTAATATTGATCCACTTCATGTGCATGATGATACACTTGATGTAGCTTATCCTCAGAGTGAGTCATTGAAATGCGAGGAAGATATTACCAAGGAagataattttcatttcaacacAAGCCAATTGAGCGATAGAAGCGGTGTCCTTTCTTCAGATATGCATGTTATAGGTAGTAACACGGAGACTGAAGACATACTTGCTGAAGATTTCGCTGATGCTTCTGTTGTCGAGCTCGCAACTGAAACTTATCAAAGATCACATGAAATTGGAGCGTCTATGAAAACTGAGatgaatgaaaattatttttctgatGAGCGAGGATCTGATGACATTAATGAAAATTCTCAACCTGAAGGTAGTTTAATAGTCACATCAAATGAGAGTCGGAAGGAGGTGTCCGTTGGGTCTGCGAGAACAATCAACATCAACAATACAAGTGATCATGTGAAAACCACAACTGAAATAAATGATGTATCTGTAGATGGAAGGGATGTTGGAGCTAATGTGGAAAATGGCACTGAAATTATATTGAAAGATTTTCAACCTTGTGACCTCTTGCAATCAGAAGTTGAGCAATCAAATGACTTACGGAAGAATAATAGTGATGATGCCAGTGAAATGGGTAAAATTGAACGTGGTATAACTGACGCTCAATGTAAAGAAATGCCTAAGTCTGCGAACAGTGATTTTGAAAGTCCGGTTATTTCAGATGTTGTAATTGATGGACCTGCAAGaaaatccaatggcacaaatatAGATCCAGTATCAGCCataattgaagatgaaatcaatAGCAATATCAAATTATATGAAGAATGTAAAACATTCGCTGGTACCGCTGCTGATTCACATGAAACACGAGAGGTACAGCTATTAGTGAAGGCTACAGAAGACCTTCCCGGCAAACACACATCACATTCTTCTACTAATACTGAGACTTCTGCTCTACATGATTCTGCTTTTGAAGATAATTCGGGTCGAGAGCCTGATGGAAAAGTGTCTAGCATTACTGATGTGCCACTACCTTTTGAAGATCAAAGCATTAATAACTTGGTTAAACCAAGTTCACTCAGAAATGATGCTTCAGTTGAATCTGGTAGCCAGCGTGACAGTTTGGATGGCAACTGGGGATCTGGTTCAG TTTTCTCGACACTATCTGATGCACCAGCTGTTATTGATGCCAAAACTTTACCATCCACCGGCTTGCTGGCATCAACAGAAGCAGGTAACTCAAACTCAAACCTCCCACAGGCTGCACCTGCTGATAGACAGCTGTCGGGAAAATCAGAAACGTTTGAGCTGCCATCTTTCACGACATTGGTTGAATCTATCCGTGTGGCTACTAGTCCTAAAGGTGCCGCTGCTTCTGAAGTCCATAGCTCGCAACAGTCAAATTCGACTTCACAAGCCGGTTGGTTCCCTACACTGAATCAAGTTATCAACGTGCCTGAAGGAAAAAAGAAGAACGAAGAAATAACTGCCAAGGTAAGAAACTGGAGCAGCAGTAAAGAGCACACACCTCTGAAGAGTCTCTTGGGTGAGGCCATTAATAGCAACAATGCGAAATCActgaaaatggaagaaaataaTGGTTCTGGATTGACAACTGTTAACTCGATTCTGGGTCCCGAGTCGCCTTCAAGTCAAGTGCTGAAAGGAGAGGCTGCAAATGAGTGGAACTCACCAGCAAGATATCCTGCAAACATCAAGAGAGAAAAAAGGAAGTTGAAGAGTAGACCATTTTGGATACAATTGGTTTGTTGCACAACAGTGGATCCTCAGAGAAGGTAG
- the LOC101499602 gene encoding uncharacterized protein isoform X4 has translation MSPLIVNSSNDCQIENPEILQNENVEAGNIVGLQGQLSGSSSVDPLTSSVADLNTEELCIVYGDGFSGLSSDEVKSERDMVEIVESTDDIVGETCEGASEIVVSNSVFLDHEVGNLEEKKGSEFLILLSQNELPLEVNSSIITNEAQEESACAVQFTTCRDVEVLQEKEDMNINIDPLHVHDDTLDVAYPQSESLKCEEDITKEDNFHFNTSQLSDRSGVLSSDMHVIGSNTETEDILAEDFADASVVELATETYQRSHEIGASMKTEMNENYFSDERGSDDINENSQPEGSLIVTSNESRKEVSVGSARTININNTSDHVKTTTEINDVSVDGRDVGANVENGTEIILKDFQPCDLLQSEVEQSNDLRKNNSDDASEMGKIERGITDAQCKEMPKSANSDFESPVISDVVIDGPARKSNGTNIDPVSAIIEDEINSNIKLYEECKTFAGTAADSHETREVQLLVKATEDLPGKHTSHSSTNTETSALHDSAFEDNSGREPDGKVSSITDVPLPFEDQSINNLVKPSSLRNDASVESGSQRDSLDGNWGSGSVFSTLSDAPAVIDAKTLPSTGLLASTEAGNSNSNLPQAAPADRQLSGKSETFELPSFTTLVESIRVATSPKGAAASEVHSSQQSNSTSQAGWFPTLNQVINVPEGKKKNEEITAKVRNWSSSKEHTPLKSLLGEAINSNNAKSLKMEENNGSGLTTVNSILGPESPSSQVLKGEAANEWNSPARYPANIKREKRKLKSRPFWIQLVCCTTVDPQRR, from the exons ATGAGTCCATTAATTGTCAACTCGAGCAATGACTGCCAAATTGAAAATCCTGAAATTCTGCAAAATGAAAATGTTGAAGCGGGAAATATAGTTGGGTTGCAAGGTCAATTGTCAGGCTCCTCCTCTGTGGATCCATTAACAAGTTCAGTTGCAGATTTGAATACCGAAGAACTGTGTATTGTGTACGGTGATGGCTTTTCTGGTTTGTCAAGTGATGAGGTAAAATCAGAAAGAGACATGGTTGAAATTGTGGAGTCGACTGATGACATTGTAGGCGAAACATGTGAAGGAGCTTCTGAAATAGTAGTTAGTAATTCAGTTTTCTTGGATCATGAAGTTGGTAATCTGGAGGAAAAGAAGGGATCCGAGTTCCTTATTTTGCTGTCTCAAAATGAACTTCCTCTAGAAGTAAACTCATCTATAATCACAAACGAGGCTCAGGAAGAATCTGCATGTGCGGTGCAGTTCACGACTTGTAGAGATGTTGAGGTTTTGCAGGAAAAGGAAGACATGAATATTAATATTGATCCACTTCATGTGCATGATGATACACTTGATGTAGCTTATCCTCAGAGTGAGTCATTGAAATGCGAGGAAGATATTACCAAGGAagataattttcatttcaacacAAGCCAATTGAGCGATAGAAGCGGTGTCCTTTCTTCAGATATGCATGTTATAGGTAGTAACACGGAGACTGAAGACATACTTGCTGAAGATTTCGCTGATGCTTCTGTTGTCGAGCTCGCAACTGAAACTTATCAAAGATCACATGAAATTGGAGCGTCTATGAAAACTGAGatgaatgaaaattatttttctgatGAGCGAGGATCTGATGACATTAATGAAAATTCTCAACCTGAAGGTAGTTTAATAGTCACATCAAATGAGAGTCGGAAGGAGGTGTCCGTTGGGTCTGCGAGAACAATCAACATCAACAATACAAGTGATCATGTGAAAACCACAACTGAAATAAATGATGTATCTGTAGATGGAAGGGATGTTGGAGCTAATGTGGAAAATGGCACTGAAATTATATTGAAAGATTTTCAACCTTGTGACCTCTTGCAATCAGAAGTTGAGCAATCAAATGACTTACGGAAGAATAATAGTGATGATGCCAGTGAAATGGGTAAAATTGAACGTGGTATAACTGACGCTCAATGTAAAGAAATGCCTAAGTCTGCGAACAGTGATTTTGAAAGTCCGGTTATTTCAGATGTTGTAATTGATGGACCTGCAAGaaaatccaatggcacaaatatAGATCCAGTATCAGCCataattgaagatgaaatcaatAGCAATATCAAATTATATGAAGAATGTAAAACATTCGCTGGTACCGCTGCTGATTCACATGAAACACGAGAGGTACAGCTATTAGTGAAGGCTACAGAAGACCTTCCCGGCAAACACACATCACATTCTTCTACTAATACTGAGACTTCTGCTCTACATGATTCTGCTTTTGAAGATAATTCGGGTCGAGAGCCTGATGGAAAAGTGTCTAGCATTACTGATGTGCCACTACCTTTTGAAGATCAAAGCATTAATAACTTGGTTAAACCAAGTTCACTCAGAAATGATGCTTCAGTTGAATCTGGTAGCCAGCGTGACAGTTTGGATGGCAACTGGGGATCTGGTTCAG TTTTCTCGACACTATCTGATGCACCAGCTGTTATTGATGCCAAAACTTTACCATCCACCGGCTTGCTGGCATCAACAGAAGCAGGTAACTCAAACTCAAACCTCCCACAGGCTGCACCTGCTGATAGACAGCTGTCGGGAAAATCAGAAACGTTTGAGCTGCCATCTTTCACGACATTGGTTGAATCTATCCGTGTGGCTACTAGTCCTAAAGGTGCCGCTGCTTCTGAAGTCCATAGCTCGCAACAGTCAAATTCGACTTCACAAGCCGGTTGGTTCCCTACACTGAATCAAGTTATCAACGTGCCTGAAGGAAAAAAGAAGAACGAAGAAATAACTGCCAAGGTAAGAAACTGGAGCAGCAGTAAAGAGCACACACCTCTGAAGAGTCTCTTGGGTGAGGCCATTAATAGCAACAATGCGAAATCActgaaaatggaagaaaataaTGGTTCTGGATTGACAACTGTTAACTCGATTCTGGGTCCCGAGTCGCCTTCAAGTCAAGTGCTGAAAGGAGAGGCTGCAAATGAGTGGAACTCACCAGCAAGATATCCTGCAAACATCAAGAGAGAAAAAAGGAAGTTGAAGAGTAGACCATTTTGGATACAATTGGTTTGTTGCACAACAGTGGATCCTCAGAGAAGGTAG
- the LOC101499602 gene encoding uncharacterized protein isoform X3, which produces MDNQDQRRTHIPGNENHGVHVCNKCGWLYPNPHPSAKNRRAHKKICGTIQGYKLDLSQEQTLFNASDDDHKTPPSSNNEKGNDGMNELLGSTKFSRAMTMRSEDDVFSDAAAEFSDTGVKDRLQQQDSLDSGTDVERINKKEQTHSDYSEYKDCSAADMSPLIVNSSNDCQIENPEILQNENVEAGNIVGLQGQLSGSSSVDPLTSSVADLNTEELCIVYGDGFSGLSSDEVKSERDMVEIVESTDDIVGETCEGASEIVVSNSVFLDHEVGNLEEKKGSEFLILLSQNELPLEVNSSIITNEAQEESACAVQFTTCRDVEVLQEKEDMNINIDPLHVHDDTLDVAYPQSESLKCEEDITKEDNFHFNTSQLSDRSGVLSSDMHVIGSNTETEDILAEDFADASVVELATETYQRSHEIGASMKTEMNENYFSDERGSDDINENSQPEGSLIVTSNESRKEVSVGSARTININNTSDHVKTTTEINDVSVDGRDVGANVENGTEIILKDFQPCDLLQSEVEQSNDLRKNNSDDASEMGKIERGITDAQCKEMPKSANSDFESPVISDVVIDGPARKSNGTNIDPVSAIIEDEINSNIKLYEECKTFAGTAADSHETREVQLLVKATEDLPGKHTSHSSTNTETSALHDSAFEDNSGREPDGKVSSITDVPLPFEDQSINNLVKPSSLRNDASVESGSQRDSLDGNWGSGSVFSTLSDAPAVIDAKTLPSTGLLASTEAGNSNSNLPQAAPADRQLSGKSETFELPSFTTLVESIRVATSPKGAAASEVHSSQQSNSTSQAGWFPTLNQVINVPEGKKKNEEITAKVRNWSSSKEHTPLKSLLGEAINSNNAKSLKMEENNGSGLTTVNSILGPESPSSQVLKGEAANEWNSPARYPANIKREKRKLKSRPFWIQLVCCTTVDPQRR; this is translated from the exons ATGGATAACCAAGATCAAAGAAGAACTCACATTCCAG GAAACGAGAATCATGGAGTTCATGTTTGTAACAAATGTGGATGGCTCTATCCAAATCCACATCCTAGTGCTAAAAACAGGCGTGCACACAAGAAGATCTGTGGAACCATTCAAGGTTACAAACTTGATCTCTCTCAGGAACAAACCCTTTTCAACGCTTCAGATGATGATCACAAAACACCACCAA GTTCAAACAACGAGAAGGGTAATGATGGAATGAATGAATTGTTAGGTTCAACCAAGTTCTCTAGGGCCATGACAATGAGATCAGAAGATGATGTGTTTTCAGATGCAGCTGCTGAATTTTCGGATACAGGAGTTAAGGATCGTTTGCAACAACAAGATAGTCTGGACTCAGGTACTGATGTAGAAAGAATCAACAAAAAAGAACAAACACATTCAGATTATTCCGAGTACAAAGATTGTAGTG CTGCAGATATGAGTCCATTAATTGTCAACTCGAGCAATGACTGCCAAATTGAAAATCCTGAAATTCTGCAAAATGAAAATGTTGAAGCGGGAAATATAGTTGGGTTGCAAGGTCAATTGTCAGGCTCCTCCTCTGTGGATCCATTAACAAGTTCAGTTGCAGATTTGAATACCGAAGAACTGTGTATTGTGTACGGTGATGGCTTTTCTGGTTTGTCAAGTGATGAGGTAAAATCAGAAAGAGACATGGTTGAAATTGTGGAGTCGACTGATGACATTGTAGGCGAAACATGTGAAGGAGCTTCTGAAATAGTAGTTAGTAATTCAGTTTTCTTGGATCATGAAGTTGGTAATCTGGAGGAAAAGAAGGGATCCGAGTTCCTTATTTTGCTGTCTCAAAATGAACTTCCTCTAGAAGTAAACTCATCTATAATCACAAACGAGGCTCAGGAAGAATCTGCATGTGCGGTGCAGTTCACGACTTGTAGAGATGTTGAGGTTTTGCAGGAAAAGGAAGACATGAATATTAATATTGATCCACTTCATGTGCATGATGATACACTTGATGTAGCTTATCCTCAGAGTGAGTCATTGAAATGCGAGGAAGATATTACCAAGGAagataattttcatttcaacacAAGCCAATTGAGCGATAGAAGCGGTGTCCTTTCTTCAGATATGCATGTTATAGGTAGTAACACGGAGACTGAAGACATACTTGCTGAAGATTTCGCTGATGCTTCTGTTGTCGAGCTCGCAACTGAAACTTATCAAAGATCACATGAAATTGGAGCGTCTATGAAAACTGAGatgaatgaaaattatttttctgatGAGCGAGGATCTGATGACATTAATGAAAATTCTCAACCTGAAGGTAGTTTAATAGTCACATCAAATGAGAGTCGGAAGGAGGTGTCCGTTGGGTCTGCGAGAACAATCAACATCAACAATACAAGTGATCATGTGAAAACCACAACTGAAATAAATGATGTATCTGTAGATGGAAGGGATGTTGGAGCTAATGTGGAAAATGGCACTGAAATTATATTGAAAGATTTTCAACCTTGTGACCTCTTGCAATCAGAAGTTGAGCAATCAAATGACTTACGGAAGAATAATAGTGATGATGCCAGTGAAATGGGTAAAATTGAACGTGGTATAACTGACGCTCAATGTAAAGAAATGCCTAAGTCTGCGAACAGTGATTTTGAAAGTCCGGTTATTTCAGATGTTGTAATTGATGGACCTGCAAGaaaatccaatggcacaaatatAGATCCAGTATCAGCCataattgaagatgaaatcaatAGCAATATCAAATTATATGAAGAATGTAAAACATTCGCTGGTACCGCTGCTGATTCACATGAAACACGAGAGGTACAGCTATTAGTGAAGGCTACAGAAGACCTTCCCGGCAAACACACATCACATTCTTCTACTAATACTGAGACTTCTGCTCTACATGATTCTGCTTTTGAAGATAATTCGGGTCGAGAGCCTGATGGAAAAGTGTCTAGCATTACTGATGTGCCACTACCTTTTGAAGATCAAAGCATTAATAACTTGGTTAAACCAAGTTCACTCAGAAATGATGCTTCAGTTGAATCTGGTAGCCAGCGTGACAGTTTGGATGGCAACTGGGGATCTGGTTCAG TTTTCTCGACACTATCTGATGCACCAGCTGTTATTGATGCCAAAACTTTACCATCCACCGGCTTGCTGGCATCAACAGAAGCAGGTAACTCAAACTCAAACCTCCCACAGGCTGCACCTGCTGATAGACAGCTGTCGGGAAAATCAGAAACGTTTGAGCTGCCATCTTTCACGACATTGGTTGAATCTATCCGTGTGGCTACTAGTCCTAAAGGTGCCGCTGCTTCTGAAGTCCATAGCTCGCAACAGTCAAATTCGACTTCACAAGCCGGTTGGTTCCCTACACTGAATCAAGTTATCAACGTGCCTGAAGGAAAAAAGAAGAACGAAGAAATAACTGCCAAGGTAAGAAACTGGAGCAGCAGTAAAGAGCACACACCTCTGAAGAGTCTCTTGGGTGAGGCCATTAATAGCAACAATGCGAAATCActgaaaatggaagaaaataaTGGTTCTGGATTGACAACTGTTAACTCGATTCTGGGTCCCGAGTCGCCTTCAAGTCAAGTGCTGAAAGGAGAGGCTGCAAATGAGTGGAACTCACCAGCAAGATATCCTGCAAACATCAAGAGAGAAAAAAGGAAGTTGAAGAGTAGACCATTTTGGATACAATTGGTTTGTTGCACAACAGTGGATCCTCAGAGAAGGTAG
- the LOC101499602 gene encoding uncharacterized protein isoform X2 produces the protein MDNQDQRRTHIPGNENHGVHVCNKCGWLYPNPHPSAKNRRAHKKICGTIQGYKLDLSQEQTLFNASDDDHKTPPSLVVSGSNNEKGNDGMNELLGSTKFSRAMTMRSEDDVFSDAAAEFSDTGVKDRLQQQDSLDSGTDVERINKKEQTHSDYSEYKDCSDMSPLIVNSSNDCQIENPEILQNENVEAGNIVGLQGQLSGSSSVDPLTSSVADLNTEELCIVYGDGFSGLSSDEVKSERDMVEIVESTDDIVGETCEGASEIVVSNSVFLDHEVGNLEEKKGSEFLILLSQNELPLEVNSSIITNEAQEESACAVQFTTCRDVEVLQEKEDMNINIDPLHVHDDTLDVAYPQSESLKCEEDITKEDNFHFNTSQLSDRSGVLSSDMHVIGSNTETEDILAEDFADASVVELATETYQRSHEIGASMKTEMNENYFSDERGSDDINENSQPEGSLIVTSNESRKEVSVGSARTININNTSDHVKTTTEINDVSVDGRDVGANVENGTEIILKDFQPCDLLQSEVEQSNDLRKNNSDDASEMGKIERGITDAQCKEMPKSANSDFESPVISDVVIDGPARKSNGTNIDPVSAIIEDEINSNIKLYEECKTFAGTAADSHETREVQLLVKATEDLPGKHTSHSSTNTETSALHDSAFEDNSGREPDGKVSSITDVPLPFEDQSINNLVKPSSLRNDASVESGSQRDSLDGNWGSGSVFSTLSDAPAVIDAKTLPSTGLLASTEAGNSNSNLPQAAPADRQLSGKSETFELPSFTTLVESIRVATSPKGAAASEVHSSQQSNSTSQAGWFPTLNQVINVPEGKKKNEEITAKVRNWSSSKEHTPLKSLLGEAINSNNAKSLKMEENNGSGLTTVNSILGPESPSSQVLKGEAANEWNSPARYPANIKREKRKLKSRPFWIQLVCCTTVDPQRR, from the exons ATGGATAACCAAGATCAAAGAAGAACTCACATTCCAG GAAACGAGAATCATGGAGTTCATGTTTGTAACAAATGTGGATGGCTCTATCCAAATCCACATCCTAGTGCTAAAAACAGGCGTGCACACAAGAAGATCTGTGGAACCATTCAAGGTTACAAACTTGATCTCTCTCAGGAACAAACCCTTTTCAACGCTTCAGATGATGATCACAAAACACCACCAA GTTTGGTTGTGTCAGGTTCAAACAACGAGAAGGGTAATGATGGAATGAATGAATTGTTAGGTTCAACCAAGTTCTCTAGGGCCATGACAATGAGATCAGAAGATGATGTGTTTTCAGATGCAGCTGCTGAATTTTCGGATACAGGAGTTAAGGATCGTTTGCAACAACAAGATAGTCTGGACTCAGGTACTGATGTAGAAAGAATCAACAAAAAAGAACAAACACATTCAGATTATTCCGAGTACAAAGATTGTAGTG ATATGAGTCCATTAATTGTCAACTCGAGCAATGACTGCCAAATTGAAAATCCTGAAATTCTGCAAAATGAAAATGTTGAAGCGGGAAATATAGTTGGGTTGCAAGGTCAATTGTCAGGCTCCTCCTCTGTGGATCCATTAACAAGTTCAGTTGCAGATTTGAATACCGAAGAACTGTGTATTGTGTACGGTGATGGCTTTTCTGGTTTGTCAAGTGATGAGGTAAAATCAGAAAGAGACATGGTTGAAATTGTGGAGTCGACTGATGACATTGTAGGCGAAACATGTGAAGGAGCTTCTGAAATAGTAGTTAGTAATTCAGTTTTCTTGGATCATGAAGTTGGTAATCTGGAGGAAAAGAAGGGATCCGAGTTCCTTATTTTGCTGTCTCAAAATGAACTTCCTCTAGAAGTAAACTCATCTATAATCACAAACGAGGCTCAGGAAGAATCTGCATGTGCGGTGCAGTTCACGACTTGTAGAGATGTTGAGGTTTTGCAGGAAAAGGAAGACATGAATATTAATATTGATCCACTTCATGTGCATGATGATACACTTGATGTAGCTTATCCTCAGAGTGAGTCATTGAAATGCGAGGAAGATATTACCAAGGAagataattttcatttcaacacAAGCCAATTGAGCGATAGAAGCGGTGTCCTTTCTTCAGATATGCATGTTATAGGTAGTAACACGGAGACTGAAGACATACTTGCTGAAGATTTCGCTGATGCTTCTGTTGTCGAGCTCGCAACTGAAACTTATCAAAGATCACATGAAATTGGAGCGTCTATGAAAACTGAGatgaatgaaaattatttttctgatGAGCGAGGATCTGATGACATTAATGAAAATTCTCAACCTGAAGGTAGTTTAATAGTCACATCAAATGAGAGTCGGAAGGAGGTGTCCGTTGGGTCTGCGAGAACAATCAACATCAACAATACAAGTGATCATGTGAAAACCACAACTGAAATAAATGATGTATCTGTAGATGGAAGGGATGTTGGAGCTAATGTGGAAAATGGCACTGAAATTATATTGAAAGATTTTCAACCTTGTGACCTCTTGCAATCAGAAGTTGAGCAATCAAATGACTTACGGAAGAATAATAGTGATGATGCCAGTGAAATGGGTAAAATTGAACGTGGTATAACTGACGCTCAATGTAAAGAAATGCCTAAGTCTGCGAACAGTGATTTTGAAAGTCCGGTTATTTCAGATGTTGTAATTGATGGACCTGCAAGaaaatccaatggcacaaatatAGATCCAGTATCAGCCataattgaagatgaaatcaatAGCAATATCAAATTATATGAAGAATGTAAAACATTCGCTGGTACCGCTGCTGATTCACATGAAACACGAGAGGTACAGCTATTAGTGAAGGCTACAGAAGACCTTCCCGGCAAACACACATCACATTCTTCTACTAATACTGAGACTTCTGCTCTACATGATTCTGCTTTTGAAGATAATTCGGGTCGAGAGCCTGATGGAAAAGTGTCTAGCATTACTGATGTGCCACTACCTTTTGAAGATCAAAGCATTAATAACTTGGTTAAACCAAGTTCACTCAGAAATGATGCTTCAGTTGAATCTGGTAGCCAGCGTGACAGTTTGGATGGCAACTGGGGATCTGGTTCAG TTTTCTCGACACTATCTGATGCACCAGCTGTTATTGATGCCAAAACTTTACCATCCACCGGCTTGCTGGCATCAACAGAAGCAGGTAACTCAAACTCAAACCTCCCACAGGCTGCACCTGCTGATAGACAGCTGTCGGGAAAATCAGAAACGTTTGAGCTGCCATCTTTCACGACATTGGTTGAATCTATCCGTGTGGCTACTAGTCCTAAAGGTGCCGCTGCTTCTGAAGTCCATAGCTCGCAACAGTCAAATTCGACTTCACAAGCCGGTTGGTTCCCTACACTGAATCAAGTTATCAACGTGCCTGAAGGAAAAAAGAAGAACGAAGAAATAACTGCCAAGGTAAGAAACTGGAGCAGCAGTAAAGAGCACACACCTCTGAAGAGTCTCTTGGGTGAGGCCATTAATAGCAACAATGCGAAATCActgaaaatggaagaaaataaTGGTTCTGGATTGACAACTGTTAACTCGATTCTGGGTCCCGAGTCGCCTTCAAGTCAAGTGCTGAAAGGAGAGGCTGCAAATGAGTGGAACTCACCAGCAAGATATCCTGCAAACATCAAGAGAGAAAAAAGGAAGTTGAAGAGTAGACCATTTTGGATACAATTGGTTTGTTGCACAACAGTGGATCCTCAGAGAAGGTAG